The genome window TCTGCAGCAGCTGCGTGAGCAGCGAGGCCTCGCCGGTGACGGTGGGCAACGGGTCGGCGGTGACGCTGGCTCCGCTGTCGGCGAGCGCGGCGTCGAGGTTGCGCAGGGCGAGGCCGAGGCAGGTGTCGAGGGCCACCGGCGCCGTGCCCGCGCTCATCCGGCCGACGCGCGAGAACGCCAGCAGGTCGTTGATGAGCTGCTGCATGCGCTTGGCGCCGTCGACGGCGAACCCGATGTACTGGTCGGCGCGGTCGTCGAGCTGGCCGCCGTAGCGCTTCTGCAGCAGCTGGCAGAAGCTGGCCACCTTGCGCAGCGGCTCCTGCAGGTCGTGGGAGGCGACGTAGGCGAACTGCTCGAGGTCGCGGTTGGAGCGCGCGAGGTCGTCGGCCTGCTGCTCGAGCTGCTGGCGCCCGGCCTCGAGCTCCTCGCCGGCGCGGCGCACCTCGTCGAGCCGGCTGACGAGCGCGCGGCGCATGGCCTCGACGTCGCGGCCGAGCGACTCGACCTCGGGCGGGCCGCTGGCGACGACCGCGTGCTCCAGGTCGCCGCCGCGCACGGCGCGGGTCTCCTCGGCCAGCCGGTCGAGCGGGCGCACGACCCACCGCAGCAGCGCCAGCCACACCGAGACGGCGAGCACCGCCACGACGAGCAGAGCGGCGACGACGAGAGCGAAGAGCATCCGGGTCTCGGAGTCGAGGGTGCGGCGCGCCTCGGCACGCCGCTGCGCCAGCGTGTCGAGGTAGCCGGCGTAGGTGACGCGCACCCGGTCGAACAGGGACTTGCCGCGCAGGATGTCGTCGTCGCCGATGCTGCGGGGACCGGAGCGCTGCACCTCGGCTATCGCAGGCTGCGCCCACTGCTCGTACCAGGTCCTGGCGGACGCCGCCGCCGTCGTGTAGGACGCCTTGAGCTCGGGCTCGCGCTCGAGGATCCGCTGCACCTGCTGGGACTCGTCGCGCAGCCTCGGCGACTGCAGGGACTGCAGCGGCTGGAGGGTGCTGCGGTCACCGGTGAGCGCGTAGCCACGCACAGCGGTCTCGGCGTCGAGCAGGGCGGCGAACCCGTCTGTGCCCGACCGGATGACCAGGAAGTAGTCGCTGACGACGCGGTGCTGGGTGCTCCTCGTCTTGGCGAGCAGCAGGGCTGCGCCGGCGAGCAGCCCCACGAGCACCAGCCCCACGACCACCAGCAGCGCCGTGAGCCGGCGGCGCAGGGTCCACGACGTACGCCGCGGCGAGGTCCCGACCGCGCTCACCCGGCCTCCGCCGCGTGCTCCACCAGCACGAGCGCCACGTCGTCGGACAGGTCGCCGCCGTGCAGGGCGCGAGCCTTCGCGATGAGGTCGTCGAGCAGCTCGCCGGAGCGCGCGTAGGACGGGCTCGCCTGCGCGAGCGTCAGCAGGCCCGGCACACCGAGGCGGTCGCGCCCGCTGTCGCGGCCCGAGCCCTCGTCGACGTGGCCCTCGACGATGCCGTCGGTGAACAGCACCAGGCGCCAGCCCGGCTCGAGGGTCACCGGCCGGCTGCCCCAGACGACGCCCGGCAGCACGCCGAGCGCCGGGCCCACCATCTCGTCGGGCAGCTGCTCGGGGACGCCGGCGAGCAGCAGCGGCGCCGGGTGCCCGGCGAGGAACATGCGCGCGCTGCGCCGGTCGGGATCGACGACCAGCATGCAGACCGTGGCGAAGACCTCGTCGCTGCGCCGCTCGCGCACGAGGACGTCCTCGAGCACGGGGAGCAGCGAGTCGGAGGCCCGGCCGGAGAGCACCAGGGTGCGCCACGCGATGCGCAGGCACACGCCCAGCGCCGCCTCGTCGGGGCCGTGGCCGGCGACGTCGCCGATGAGCAGGTAGAGGGTTCCGTCGTCGGTCTCGACCACGTCGTAGAAGTCGCCGCCGAGCACCGCCTCGCGCCCCGGCCGGTAGCGCGGCGTGA of Motilibacter peucedani contains these proteins:
- a CDS encoding sensor histidine kinase, which encodes MSAVGTSPRRTSWTLRRRLTALLVVVGLVLVGLLAGAALLLAKTRSTQHRVVSDYFLVIRSGTDGFAALLDAETAVRGYALTGDRSTLQPLQSLQSPRLRDESQQVQRILEREPELKASYTTAAASARTWYEQWAQPAIAEVQRSGPRSIGDDDILRGKSLFDRVRVTYAGYLDTLAQRRAEARRTLDSETRMLFALVVAALLVVAVLAVSVWLALLRWVVRPLDRLAEETRAVRGGDLEHAVVASGPPEVESLGRDVEAMRRALVSRLDEVRRAGEELEAGRQQLEQQADDLARSNRDLEQFAYVASHDLQEPLRKVASFCQLLQKRYGGQLDDRADQYIGFAVDGAKRMQQLINDLLAFSRVGRMSAGTAPVALDTCLGLALRNLDAALADSGASVTADPLPTVTGEASLLTQLLQNLIGNAVKFRRPDVAPTVHIGVRELEGAFEFCCSDNGIGIEQQYAERVFVIFQRLHPKEEYEGTGIGLALCRRIVEFHGGEIWIEPREDQPGTTVRWTLPVVAERLPAQDEPGAAAPVDEGARA
- a CDS encoding PP2C family protein-serine/threonine phosphatase, which encodes MDETLVVAQAPPRALRVLLVEDDPGDAFLVTELLADDPAAVVIEVVGTVALARRALLEAQDSGTRLDCVLLDLGLPDAQGLDALRAVLEVAGRAAVLCLTGHADEHRGVAAAAAGAQDYLAKNQVDGPLLWRAIRYAIERKRADEQTRALYLSQARAAENARLERGLLPHPEVSDPSIRVTPRYRPGREAVLGGDFYDVVETDDGTLYLLIGDVAGHGPDEAALGVCLRIAWRTLVLSGRASDSLLPVLEDVLVRERRSDEVFATVCMLVVDPDRRSARMFLAGHPAPLLLAGVPEQLPDEMVGPALGVLPGVVWGSRPVTLEPGWRLVLFTDGIVEGHVDEGSGRDSGRDRLGVPGLLTLAQASPSYARSGELLDDLIAKARALHGGDLSDDVALVLVEHAAEAG